In Paenibacillus hexagrammi, the following are encoded in one genomic region:
- a CDS encoding PIG-L deacetylase family protein, protein MANPVAFIFAHPDDETFLCSAFIRKLADEGNHPLLLLATKGDAGNKNGSYLHASREELAAVRVREMEEAAAILGLHSITHLGYPDGLLDTVNEPECVERIADFLNLHKCPVVVTFPENGGNGHRDHMAISKLTTMAVTSGRCPYVQRLYYIAASATPTAAPAPAAVPEAASAVASAAAPEAASAATPAAAGQHAQPIGPQLDTRPMWNIKAAALRAHNSQILAIKRYFGDLNECPEIRRFETLQLVWERGSTQPQSHVLWLTEGLEKE, encoded by the coding sequence ATGGCAAACCCCGTAGCTTTTATTTTTGCTCATCCTGACGATGAGACATTTTTGTGCTCAGCCTTTATACGCAAATTAGCCGATGAAGGCAATCACCCTTTACTGCTGCTGGCAACCAAAGGCGACGCTGGCAATAAGAACGGCTCCTACCTTCATGCAAGCAGGGAAGAACTGGCTGCAGTACGGGTACGGGAAATGGAAGAGGCCGCCGCGATTCTCGGCTTGCATTCCATTACGCACCTGGGCTATCCCGATGGTCTGCTCGATACCGTGAATGAGCCGGAATGTGTGGAACGGATTGCAGATTTTCTTAATCTGCATAAATGTCCCGTCGTAGTGACCTTTCCGGAAAACGGAGGCAACGGTCACCGGGATCATATGGCAATATCCAAATTGACGACCATGGCCGTCACATCGGGACGGTGCCCTTATGTGCAGAGGCTGTATTACATAGCAGCCTCTGCTACTCCAACCGCTGCACCCGCACCTGCGGCGGTACCTGAAGCCGCGTCTGCCGTCGCATCTGCCGCTGCACCTGAAGCAGCGTCAGCTGCCACACCCGCAGCAGCAGGTCAACATGCACAGCCCATCGGGCCGCAACTGGACACAAGGCCGATGTGGAATATCAAAGCTGCCGCCTTACGCGCTCACAACTCCCAAATCCTTGCCATAAAGCGATATTTTGGAGACTTAAACGAGTGCCCGGAAATTCGCCGCTTTGAGACGCTCCAGCTGGTATGGGAGAGAGGGAGTACGCAGCCGCAATCTCATGTGCTTTGGTTAACGGAAGGCTTGGAAAAGGAATAG
- a CDS encoding CYTH domain-containing protein — translation MLTDKEHLFQTYLAFTEDQEIRVRKSVNLQGHTSCTHTYKTGQGLVRQEIEYEISMNIYHQLLSNTDLVPLEKIRTTVQHQGREYQIDEYPHLDLRVVEVEFPSVEDAEAFVAPNWFGKELGKEEEYRNKQLWVGLQHPSVANRHLKSN, via the coding sequence ATGCTGACTGACAAAGAGCATTTGTTTCAAACTTACCTGGCCTTTACGGAGGATCAGGAAATTCGAGTAAGAAAATCCGTGAACCTGCAGGGGCATACAAGCTGCACACATACGTATAAAACAGGACAAGGACTCGTAAGGCAGGAAATTGAATATGAGATTTCGATGAATATCTATCATCAGCTTTTATCAAATACGGACTTAGTTCCTCTTGAAAAAATACGTACAACCGTACAGCACCAGGGCAGGGAGTACCAGATTGACGAATATCCGCATTTGGACCTTAGAGTCGTGGAAGTTGAATTTCCAAGTGTAGAAGATGCTGAAGCCTTTGTTGCCCCTAATTGGTTCGGGAAAGAGCTTGGCAAGGAAGAAGAGTATCGAAATAAACAGCTATGGGTTGGACTTCAACATCCGAGCGTTGCAAACAGGCATTTGAAATCAAACTAG
- the bla gene encoding subclass B1 metallo-beta-lactamase produces the protein MKPLQGMTLGAIIRFLSAGFMISALISIGIFNRAQASHSTVVQVNSDKGTSESKISNSDGSVTLTKLNDELWVHTTTMNINGNEVPANGLLVNTSQGLILIDATWNDQLAEELLTLIHDHFHKRVKKAIITHHKIDRIGGIGTLLKHKIPVESTALIAHMAKEAGYPVPDPALDDHPLMKYGKTIIEAYYPGEAHTKDNITIWFPQYKILFGDMIFSLEQQNVGIIDEATMDAWPFTIQNLINKYPDAQIVIPGHKSWGDFSLLSHTKENLHNYQMSQ, from the coding sequence ATGAAACCGTTACAGGGAATGACGCTCGGAGCAATAATTCGTTTTTTAAGTGCAGGATTCATGATAAGTGCTCTTATAAGTATTGGGATTTTTAACAGAGCACAGGCATCCCATTCGACAGTAGTACAAGTAAATAGCGACAAGGGAACGAGTGAATCCAAAATTTCCAACTCTGATGGATCGGTCACACTAACAAAACTAAACGATGAACTCTGGGTTCATACGACCACCATGAACATAAACGGGAATGAAGTTCCAGCAAATGGACTTCTTGTCAATACTTCGCAAGGGCTTATTCTTATTGATGCGACATGGAATGATCAACTGGCAGAAGAACTGCTAACATTAATACATGATCATTTTCATAAACGAGTAAAAAAAGCGATTATCACCCACCATAAAATCGATCGAATCGGTGGTATAGGCACGTTATTGAAACATAAAATCCCCGTTGAAAGTACAGCATTGATTGCACATATGGCTAAAGAGGCAGGGTACCCTGTACCTGATCCTGCTCTGGACGATCATCCGTTAATGAAGTATGGCAAAACGATCATCGAAGCCTATTACCCCGGAGAAGCACATACGAAGGACAATATTACGATTTGGTTTCCTCAATATAAGATATTGTTTGGGGATATGATTTTTTCTTTAGAACAGCAAAACGTTGGGATTATTGATGAAGCCACCATGGATGCTTGGCCGTTTACCATTCAAAATCTGATAAATAAATACCCGGACGCCCAAATTGTTATTCCTGGCCATAAAAGTTGGGGCGATTTTTCGCTGCTTTCACATACGAAAGAAAATTTACATAACTATCAAATGTCACAATGA
- a CDS encoding ABC transporter ATP-binding protein, which translates to MAILDIQELSFCYPASERTILDQINLTVQPGEFVLLCGTSGCGKTTLLRHIKRELSPVGTSSGEVLFEGKPLSAYDDSFMARHIGMVQQSPENQTVTDRVLSELVFTMENVGFESELMRRRVAELSHYFGLDAWLSKPVFELSGGQKQLVQLASVLALQPRLLLLDEPTAQLDPLAARELIQLLHRINQDLGLTIIIAEHRFDELLPIVDRVVFMEDGSVKHSGTPREVTEALWSNEVGHSRDFVPPIPRLFLQAGVSREVPLTVKEGRKHAWLAALRYQATQSAQSARTTQTTQTTQTSQTAQSPQTTERSSMSLLNRFRLGDSTSKPSSNDRQPILLECREVYLQYTPQDIAPVLKNASLSVAAGECLAILGANGSGKTTLLKVLAGIMKPQKGKVLLEGNHLGKMKAHERAARVGFLHQNPLTYFLEETVEQELSLAMARAGSQGSLTLEQTAETFGLLHLLKQHPYDLSEGERQLAALAGILLAGASLLLLDEPTKGLDPAAKRQWGERLRELKRIGKTIVMVTHDIEFAAEYATRCTMMFDGTLTAAQDPKLFFSDNLYYTTAMNQLMRWN; encoded by the coding sequence ATGGCGATCTTGGACATTCAAGAACTAAGCTTCTGTTACCCGGCAAGTGAACGTACCATTCTTGATCAAATCAACCTCACCGTTCAGCCCGGCGAATTTGTGCTCTTGTGCGGGACATCCGGCTGCGGCAAGACAACGCTTTTACGGCATATCAAAAGAGAGCTTTCGCCCGTCGGCACAAGTAGCGGGGAAGTGCTTTTTGAAGGTAAACCGCTTTCCGCATATGATGACAGCTTCATGGCTAGACACATCGGCATGGTGCAGCAAAGCCCGGAGAATCAGACGGTAACGGACCGAGTGCTGTCCGAGCTTGTTTTTACAATGGAGAACGTCGGCTTTGAATCTGAGCTGATGAGACGAAGAGTGGCGGAGTTGTCCCACTATTTTGGACTGGATGCTTGGCTGAGCAAGCCAGTATTTGAACTCTCAGGCGGGCAAAAACAGCTCGTGCAGCTGGCATCTGTCCTTGCTCTGCAGCCGCGTCTGCTGCTGCTTGACGAACCTACGGCTCAGCTCGATCCTCTCGCAGCCAGAGAACTGATTCAATTGCTGCATCGAATCAATCAAGACCTTGGACTCACCATCATCATCGCTGAGCATCGTTTTGACGAGCTGCTGCCGATCGTGGATCGGGTGGTGTTTATGGAAGACGGCTCAGTGAAGCATTCAGGGACACCGCGCGAAGTGACCGAGGCGCTATGGTCGAACGAAGTGGGACATTCTAGAGATTTTGTCCCGCCGATACCAAGGTTGTTTCTGCAAGCGGGTGTGAGTAGGGAAGTCCCCTTGACCGTCAAGGAAGGTCGTAAGCATGCATGGCTTGCAGCCTTGCGATATCAGGCTACACAGTCCGCACAGTCTGCTCGGACCACCCAGACCACCCAGACCACCCAGACAAGCCAGACTGCTCAATCACCACAAACAACTGAGCGAAGCTCAATGAGTCTATTAAATAGGTTCCGACTAGGAGATTCGACAAGTAAACCGAGCAGCAACGACCGCCAGCCTATCCTCTTGGAATGCCGCGAAGTGTACCTGCAGTACACGCCTCAGGATATCGCGCCGGTTCTGAAGAATGCTTCCCTGAGCGTGGCTGCTGGGGAATGCTTAGCTATTCTCGGAGCGAATGGTTCCGGCAAAACCACCCTTCTCAAGGTCCTGGCGGGAATCATGAAGCCGCAAAAGGGAAAAGTGCTATTGGAAGGCAATCACCTTGGCAAAATGAAGGCCCATGAACGGGCTGCGCGGGTCGGATTTCTCCATCAGAATCCTTTGACCTATTTTCTCGAAGAGACCGTGGAGCAGGAGCTTAGTCTAGCAATGGCAAGGGCGGGCTCGCAAGGGAGCCTGACTTTGGAACAAACTGCGGAGACCTTCGGTCTTCTCCATCTGCTGAAGCAGCATCCCTATGATCTCAGCGAAGGTGAGAGACAGCTTGCCGCATTGGCGGGAATTCTGCTTGCCGGAGCCAGCCTGCTGCTGCTGGATGAACCGACCAAGGGGCTGGACCCCGCGGCCAAGCGGCAGTGGGGGGAGAGGCTCCGTGAGCTAAAGCGGATCGGCAAAACAATTGTCATGGTCACGCATGATATAGAATTTGCCGCCGAGTATGCGACAAGGTGCACCATGATGTTCGATGGCACGCTGACGGCAGCGCAGGACCCGAAGCTATTTTTTAGCGATAATTTGTACTATACGACGGCAATGAACCAGCTAATGAGGTGGAACTAA
- a CDS encoding energy-coupling factor transporter transmembrane component T: MKSGFRSFHPFVCFFYYIGAMLLGMLVTHPVYLLTLLMTGVLLTMLNRESRALLSMLKFYLPISLLYALLNPLFSHRGRHILFYFWDQPVTLESLAYGGYSTVNLLNILVLFISFNAVLPPSRFLYIFGSYFPKIGLLVVMSMRFVPLLKRRLTDIASVQRMKGINIAHGSLRKRMTDGMKLLQILLTLSLEEALQTADAMKAKGYGSGTRSRYEAYALMPRDIRLLGLLSVLFISSIVFHMLGYGEYKIFPSLGEVSIQEWNCWHTGALRYLLQCRSS; this comes from the coding sequence ATGAAAAGCGGCTTTCGCTCCTTTCATCCGTTCGTATGCTTTTTCTACTACATCGGCGCTATGCTGCTCGGAATGCTCGTTACGCATCCTGTCTATCTACTGACTCTCCTGATGACCGGTGTGCTGCTTACGATGTTAAACCGCGAGAGCAGGGCGCTGCTCAGCATGCTGAAGTTCTATCTTCCTATCAGTTTGCTGTACGCTCTTCTCAATCCGCTGTTTTCTCATCGGGGGCGGCATATCTTGTTTTATTTTTGGGATCAGCCGGTGACGCTTGAGTCCCTTGCATATGGAGGATATTCCACGGTCAACCTGCTCAACATCCTGGTGCTGTTCATTTCCTTCAACGCGGTGCTGCCGCCTTCGAGGTTTTTGTATATCTTTGGTTCCTATTTTCCGAAAATAGGGCTGCTCGTCGTCATGTCCATGCGATTTGTACCGCTATTAAAGCGCAGACTAACCGACATCGCTTCGGTCCAACGAATGAAAGGAATTAATATCGCGCACGGCAGCTTACGCAAACGGATGACCGACGGCATGAAGCTGCTGCAAATCCTGCTGACACTCAGCCTGGAGGAAGCGCTGCAAACGGCGGATGCTATGAAAGCAAAAGGCTATGGCTCGGGAACGCGCAGCCGGTATGAGGCGTATGCGCTGATGCCCCGGGACATTCGTCTGCTGGGGCTGCTTTCCGTTTTATTTATAAGCAGTATCGTGTTTCATATGTTAGGTTACGGCGAGTACAAGATCTTCCCGTCACTTGGAGAAGTATCCATACAGGAGTGGAACTGCTGGCATACGGGTGCTTTACGCTATTTGCTGCAGTGCCGGTCATCGTAG
- a CDS encoding DUF4430 domain-containing protein has protein sequence MNKWYILLGVACMLVTSGCGSHIKQEAGSSDLAAANGSDAKAGSLHVSSTNNSGPKPADQSAQQDTDPTMSSNGGQPGSSASAAGSSSLLSGGTESAAAGTSAAQASVSTNATLQGGAQSSSNANPTVQGEAQTFDANASSQGAPQRSTSANTSEQGDTLQSSADTSASGGSQTASSTSSSMLGSVEPSSNADSANQPSASGGGTAEPSSQQAPSPATTAISISITGDDKLGSILQETSVPVQEGMTVLDALKQVTKANKIQMEYQGRGTFAYVQGIDNLYEFDRGPKSGWVYKVNGKAPGEGAGSYKAAPGDKIEWLYTLDLGEDVGAKMP, from the coding sequence ATGAATAAATGGTATATCCTGCTTGGAGTAGCATGCATGCTTGTTACTTCAGGCTGCGGTTCACACATCAAGCAGGAAGCTGGCTCATCTGACCTGGCAGCCGCAAATGGAAGCGATGCGAAGGCAGGCAGTCTCCATGTAAGCAGCACAAACAACTCTGGCCCGAAACCTGCTGATCAATCGGCACAGCAGGATACGGACCCAACTATGTCCTCCAACGGAGGTCAACCGGGCAGCTCTGCCTCTGCAGCAGGCAGCTCGAGCCTGCTTAGTGGCGGTACGGAGTCGGCTGCCGCAGGTACAAGTGCAGCTCAAGCATCCGTAAGTACGAATGCCACGCTACAAGGAGGAGCCCAATCCTCTTCCAATGCAAATCCAACCGTGCAAGGAGAAGCACAAACCTTCGATGCCAATGCATCATCACAAGGAGCCCCCCAGCGGTCTACTAGTGCCAATACATCTGAACAAGGAGACACTCTGCAGTCTAGTGCCGATACATCTGCATCGGGCGGGTCCCAGACGGCCTCTAGCACCTCTTCATCAATGCTAGGGTCAGTCGAGCCCTCCTCCAATGCAGACTCAGCGAATCAGCCATCTGCAAGTGGCGGAGGAACGGCAGAGCCGTCTTCCCAGCAAGCGCCTTCTCCAGCCACAACCGCTATTAGTATCAGCATTACAGGCGATGATAAGCTTGGCTCTATTTTGCAGGAGACATCCGTACCTGTTCAGGAAGGCATGACCGTGCTGGATGCGCTCAAGCAGGTGACCAAAGCAAATAAAATCCAAATGGAATACCAAGGCAGGGGTACATTTGCTTATGTCCAAGGCATCGATAATTTGTACGAATTTGACCGCGGACCTAAGAGCGGTTGGGTGTACAAAGTGAACGGAAAGGCTCCGGGCGAAGGAGCAGGTTCCTATAAAGCAGCTCCAGGAGATAAAATCGAATGGCTGTACACGCTGGATTTGGGCGAAGACGTCGGAGCGAAAATGCCATGA
- a CDS encoding S-layer homology domain-containing protein encodes MERKQVVQKVSMILLIWCLLISAFSGAVPVYADQGDQGTVTVPQAIEDAAGYLLAANGDNITDWDAYALAKAGKSVPASYLSSVSSQVGLKNGQYNNVTDYARIALAVKAAGGNPEQVVTGTGTYNLIQSIYNSDVLTAQGSNGAIYALQALSSGAYNIPLTAKWKPDKIAAWLLTQKNADGGFPLSSGGDSSIDITASAIKALSVYKDLPVVQQAIEGGVQWLSSKQLDNGGFTEYGENSESTAQVIIGLSAAGVDARSASFTKANGNPLSYLFTYRRSDGGFVHLTSSSASDTGATGQALMALVDYDAFTGGNSGSYVSVPVIGGGSSSDASVTVHVAGPAGILAEGAVTASNAFDAAVQVLQASGVSFDADGSHYFHAVNGISGTGNTWWYYNVKRQGSWDYATVGATNMHDYQLRAGDDVYLYYTGYSTALVQSITIDPALPVAGEAVTVTVYQSVYDYQNHQENIKEAENVSVEINGQTVQTDTYGVAQFPAGFSGGTYQAVVSGYQTGTAPKIAAASKSFEVGTAMIQIEGSSQTFAVDAANSPNLLDSIENILVEHQIHKHIDNGYLQSIESDADAWSYAIYSQGKWTIPMVGMADYTLHPGERAVVYFSGFDTDWNSTTFLVNSITLNPSQPKANESFTVNILKTSGFDTPSPAEGVQVKVGGLTAVTDSQGTVTFAGLPAGSYDMDISGYKANSTPIIVHMSQPITIQPRVDGGTNTGGSPIVYLSVTGDSNKGTILSTRSVALQSGDTPYSLLIRTLGANRVQSSGSGSTAYVQGIDGLREFDEGPLSGWMYAVNGSYLSTGADSVLLKSGDSVSWRYTKDGGNDLNAPSPVGGGATTATGTSTSEVADKVKNLELAYDNKKPIQQISKPAVIVNADKKMSASAAEALKKELAGNAVALEKTAQAKTATEITDAKSEVKLQIPENALAESKIITVNKLSSQEREELVSPIFEFGPKGLTYAKPVQISIKTPLAAEDLSQLALVWLNEETGEWIPIPAVIDAETGTVTGLVNHFTKFAVINRSKLEQKPTTGTSVDVGPAIDRASKWLKNGVELSDWSAYALHTAGVPVSANYLDSVIAMLKEKNGTFRKVTDYERLALSVQAAGGNPQSIGGFNLIERIYNNEQMEIQGTNGPIYGLLALHGGSYDLPAEAKWTPEKLLQWILDAQNQDGSWPLAKGEKGEPDLTAAALAALTPYKEQSTVITAMEKAVKWLSAQQADDGGFTLKGVENAESTAQVIWGLSVSGIDPVNNPQFHSGDKSMLAYLLGLQLSDGSFPHTKDGQSEVIATEQSLMALGAYQNYLKSTSHVSQPAQPETAPVFADQTDIAAWALPSVKKAAAYHIIEGTGGEKSSFEPKKQITRIQFAAILLRILGEAPSADVNTGFTDVAPDSWYAGYVAKAVAKGIATGVSNDRFAPDAAISRQEMAIMLSRALHLETADAATDSFSDLDQAFEGAAPYIQTVQQQGLMEGDESGRFLPQDSATREMAAVVAVRAYELTKK; translated from the coding sequence ATGGAAAGAAAGCAAGTCGTACAAAAAGTAAGCATGATCCTGCTGATCTGGTGTTTGCTCATTTCCGCTTTTAGCGGAGCTGTGCCGGTGTATGCGGATCAAGGAGATCAAGGGACTGTAACCGTCCCGCAAGCGATAGAGGATGCAGCTGGCTATCTATTAGCAGCGAACGGAGACAACATTACCGATTGGGATGCCTATGCGCTAGCGAAAGCAGGTAAGTCGGTACCGGCATCGTATTTATCCTCGGTCAGCAGTCAGGTCGGACTAAAAAACGGCCAATACAACAACGTCACCGATTACGCAAGGATAGCACTGGCCGTGAAGGCTGCAGGCGGTAATCCCGAGCAGGTTGTAACGGGAACCGGGACGTACAATCTGATTCAGAGCATCTATAACAGCGATGTACTGACGGCGCAAGGCAGCAACGGTGCGATTTATGCCCTGCAAGCCTTAAGCAGCGGAGCGTACAATATTCCGTTAACAGCGAAGTGGAAACCGGATAAAATCGCAGCGTGGCTGCTCACGCAAAAGAACGCCGACGGCGGCTTCCCGCTCTCGTCAGGTGGCGATAGCAGCATCGATATCACGGCTTCGGCAATTAAAGCCCTTTCCGTGTATAAAGACTTGCCAGTTGTCCAGCAAGCGATTGAAGGCGGCGTTCAATGGCTCTCTTCGAAGCAATTAGACAACGGAGGATTTACCGAGTACGGGGAAAATTCCGAGAGTACCGCACAGGTGATTATTGGACTTTCCGCAGCAGGTGTAGACGCGCGCAGCGCCAGCTTTACCAAAGCTAACGGAAATCCGCTCAGCTATCTGTTTACCTACCGCAGAAGTGACGGCGGCTTCGTCCATCTTACAAGTAGCAGTGCTTCGGATACAGGTGCAACTGGTCAGGCTTTAATGGCATTAGTGGATTATGATGCGTTTACCGGGGGCAACAGCGGGTCGTATGTATCTGTACCCGTCATCGGCGGTGGGTCATCTTCGGATGCGAGTGTGACGGTTCACGTCGCAGGTCCGGCAGGTATTTTGGCCGAAGGAGCGGTGACGGCGAGTAATGCGTTTGATGCGGCTGTGCAGGTTTTGCAGGCTTCGGGCGTATCATTTGATGCAGATGGAAGTCATTATTTCCATGCCGTTAACGGCATAAGTGGAACCGGTAACACATGGTGGTATTACAACGTTAAGCGTCAAGGATCATGGGATTACGCAACCGTTGGTGCCACCAACATGCACGATTACCAACTGCGTGCTGGCGATGACGTGTATTTGTACTACACAGGGTATAGTACAGCACTCGTTCAGTCGATCACGATAGACCCTGCCTTGCCCGTTGCAGGTGAGGCGGTTACAGTAACGGTTTATCAATCCGTGTATGATTATCAAAACCATCAAGAAAATATCAAAGAGGCTGAGAACGTCTCTGTGGAGATAAACGGGCAAACCGTGCAGACAGACACCTACGGTGTCGCTCAATTCCCCGCCGGTTTTTCCGGTGGAACCTATCAAGCAGTAGTGTCAGGTTATCAGACAGGGACTGCACCTAAGATCGCTGCTGCTTCCAAGTCTTTTGAAGTGGGCACAGCTATGATTCAAATTGAGGGTTCATCCCAAACTTTTGCTGTGGATGCGGCGAACTCGCCTAATTTGTTGGATAGTATCGAAAACATCCTGGTAGAGCATCAGATTCATAAGCACATAGATAACGGGTATCTGCAATCCATCGAATCCGATGCCGATGCATGGAGCTACGCGATCTACAGCCAAGGCAAATGGACCATTCCTATGGTAGGGATGGCAGACTATACGCTTCACCCAGGTGAACGAGCGGTCGTTTACTTCAGCGGATTTGATACTGACTGGAACTCGACCACTTTCCTGGTCAATTCCATAACACTAAACCCTTCGCAGCCGAAAGCGAACGAATCTTTCACCGTAAATATTCTAAAAACATCCGGCTTCGACACGCCTTCACCAGCGGAAGGCGTCCAAGTAAAAGTCGGCGGACTAACAGCGGTAACGGACAGCCAGGGCACAGTTACATTCGCGGGTCTGCCTGCTGGATCGTATGATATGGACATCTCAGGGTACAAGGCGAACAGCACTCCGATCATTGTCCATATGTCGCAGCCGATTACCATTCAGCCCCGAGTAGACGGAGGCACGAATACGGGAGGAAGCCCAATCGTCTACCTCTCCGTGACAGGTGATAGTAATAAGGGAACCATCCTTTCCACAAGGTCGGTTGCCTTACAGAGCGGCGACACACCATACTCTTTGTTGATTCGCACGTTGGGAGCAAACCGTGTTCAATCATCGGGCTCGGGCTCAACCGCATATGTGCAGGGCATAGACGGTTTAAGAGAATTCGACGAGGGGCCGCTAAGCGGATGGATGTACGCAGTTAACGGCAGCTACTTGAGTACAGGCGCAGACTCGGTACTACTGAAGTCCGGCGACTCCGTATCTTGGCGTTATACGAAAGACGGTGGCAATGATTTGAACGCACCTTCCCCAGTAGGCGGTGGAGCGACTACAGCAACAGGAACATCTACCTCTGAAGTCGCAGATAAAGTGAAAAATCTGGAGCTGGCTTACGACAACAAGAAACCAATTCAACAAATTTCCAAGCCTGCAGTGATTGTCAATGCGGATAAGAAAATGTCCGCTTCCGCTGCGGAAGCGCTCAAGAAAGAATTGGCAGGCAATGCGGTTGCATTGGAAAAGACAGCACAAGCGAAGACGGCAACTGAAATTACTGACGCCAAATCAGAAGTGAAGCTGCAAATCCCAGAGAATGCGCTAGCTGAAAGCAAAATCATTACCGTCAACAAGCTTTCATCACAAGAACGCGAAGAGCTCGTTTCACCCATTTTTGAATTCGGCCCCAAAGGTCTGACCTACGCCAAGCCCGTTCAAATCTCGATCAAAACACCACTCGCAGCCGAGGACTTAAGTCAATTGGCGCTAGTCTGGCTAAACGAGGAGACCGGTGAATGGATTCCAATCCCGGCTGTCATTGATGCGGAGACTGGAACAGTCACAGGGTTAGTCAACCATTTTACGAAATTTGCTGTTATTAATAGATCCAAACTGGAGCAAAAGCCAACAACTGGCACCTCTGTAGATGTTGGACCTGCCATCGATCGTGCTTCCAAGTGGCTGAAGAACGGAGTCGAGCTCAGTGACTGGTCGGCGTATGCCCTCCATACAGCAGGTGTGCCGGTAAGCGCGAACTATCTAGATAGTGTGATAGCCATGCTGAAGGAAAAGAACGGTACATTCCGCAAAGTGACGGATTATGAACGGTTAGCTTTAAGCGTTCAGGCTGCCGGAGGCAATCCTCAGTCGATAGGCGGCTTTAACCTGATCGAACGCATCTACAATAACGAACAAATGGAAATTCAGGGCACCAATGGCCCGATCTATGGGCTGCTTGCATTACACGGAGGTTCCTATGACCTCCCGGCAGAAGCGAAATGGACACCAGAAAAGCTGCTGCAATGGATCCTTGATGCGCAAAACCAAGACGGCAGCTGGCCGCTGGCGAAGGGCGAGAAGGGTGAGCCCGATTTGACCGCAGCAGCGTTGGCGGCACTCACACCTTACAAGGAACAGTCGACCGTAATAACGGCCATGGAGAAAGCCGTGAAATGGCTTAGCGCGCAGCAAGCCGACGATGGCGGTTTCACACTGAAGGGTGTGGAAAATGCCGAAAGCACTGCGCAGGTCATCTGGGGCCTTTCTGTCAGCGGTATTGATCCTGTCAACAACCCGCAATTCCATTCCGGTGACAAAAGCATGCTGGCCTACTTGCTAGGCTTGCAGCTGAGCGACGGCTCTTTCCCTCATACGAAGGACGGTCAATCGGAGGTTATCGCTACAGAGCAATCGTTGATGGCACTTGGTGCATACCAGAATTACCTGAAGTCCACGAGCCACGTGAGCCAGCCAGCTCAGCCGGAAACAGCTCCAGTGTTCGCAGACCAAACAGATATAGCAGCGTGGGCACTCCCTTCCGTGAAGAAGGCCGCTGCCTATCATATAATTGAGGGAACAGGCGGAGAAAAATCATCCTTTGAACCTAAAAAACAAATCACTCGAATTCAATTCGCTGCGATCCTCCTGAGAATCCTGGGTGAAGCTCCTTCTGCCGATGTAAATACTGGCTTTACTGATGTAGCGCCGGACTCCTGGTATGCAGGATACGTGGCGAAGGCAGTAGCTAAGGGTATCGCCACAGGCGTAAGCAACGACCGCTTCGCGCCGGATGCGGCGATCTCTCGCCAAGAAATGGCGATCATGCTTTCCAGAGCGCTGCATTTGGAAACTGCTGATGCTGCGACCGATTCATTCTCGGATTTAGATCAAGCATTTGAAGGCGCTGCACCATACATCCAAACTGTTCAACAGCAAGGACTCATGGAAGGCGACGAGTCCGGCAGATTCCTGCCGCAGGATTCGGCAACTCGAGAGATGGCTGCTGTCGTAGCTGTTAGAGCTTATGAATTGACAAAAAAGTAA